Proteins co-encoded in one Chaetodon auriga isolate fChaAug3 chromosome 9, fChaAug3.hap1, whole genome shotgun sequence genomic window:
- the prps1b gene encoding ribose-phosphate pyrophosphokinase 1 isoform X2 has product MPNIKIFSGSSHPDLSQKIADRLGLELGKVVTKKFSNQETCVEIGESVRGEDVYIVQSGCGEINDNLMELLIMINACKIASASRVTAVIPCFPYARQDKKDKSRAPISAKLVANMLSVSGADHIITMDLHASQIQGFFDIPVDNLYAEPAVLKWIKENIPEWKNCTIVSPDAGGAKRVTSIADRLNVDFALIHKERKKANEVDRMVLVGDVTDRVAILVDDMADTCGTICHAADKLISAGATKVYAILTHGIFSGPAISRINNACFEAVVVTNTIPQEEKMKHCPKIQVIDISMILAEAIRRTHNGESVSYLFSHVPL; this is encoded by the exons ATGCCGAATATCAAAATATTCAGCGGTAGCTCACATCCGGACCTGTCTCAGAAGATAGCAGACCGCCTGGGTCTCGAGCTGGGGAAGGTTGTTACGAAGAAATTTAGCAACCAAGAAACATG CGTGGAGATAGGGGAGAGCGTACGTGGGGAAGATGTCTACATCGTGCAGAGTGGCTGTGGCGAGATCAATGACAATTTGATGGAGCTGTTGATCATGATCAACGCCTGCAAGATCGCCTCTGCGTCCAGGGTCACAGCTGTCATCCCCTGCTTCCCGTACGCCCGGCAAGACAAGAAGGACAAG AGCCGCGCCCCTATCTCTGCCAAGTTGGTGGCCAACATGTTGTCAGTGTCGGGTGCTGACCATATCATCACCATGGACTTGCATGCCTCACAGATACAG GGATTCTTTGATATTCCTGTTGATAACTTGTATGCAGAGCCAGCTGTGCTGAAATGGATCAAAGAGAACATTCCTGAATGGAAAAACTGCACCATCGTCTCACCTGACGCAGGGGGAGCCAAGAG GGTCACCTCAATAGCAGACAGATTGAATGTGGACTTTGCTCTTATCcacaaggagaggaaaaaagcaaatgagGTGGACCGCATGGTTCTTGTCGGAGATGTGACAGATCGCGTTGCCATTCTAGTTGACGACATGGCCGACACATGTGGTACAATATGCCATGCTGCTGACAA ACTAATTTCTGCTGGTGCCACCAAGGTGTATGCCATCCTAACCCATGGCATCTTCTCTGGCCCAGCTATCTCACGCATTAACAATGCCTGCTTTGAAGCTGTGGTAGTCACCAATACAATCCCtcaggaggagaagatgaagcaTTGTCCCAAAATACAG gtTATCGACATCTCCATGATCCTCGCAGAGGCCATCCGTAGAACTCACAATGGAGAGTCTGTGTCGTACCTGTTCAGCCACGTCCCCTTGTAA
- the prps1b gene encoding ribose-phosphate pyrophosphokinase 1 isoform X1, with product MPNIKIFSGSSHPDLSQKIADRLGLELGKVVTKKFSNQETCVEIGESVRGEDVYIVQSGCGEINDNLMELLIMINACKIASASRVTAVIPCFPYARQDKKDKVGSRAPISAKLVANMLSVSGADHIITMDLHASQIQGFFDIPVDNLYAEPAVLKWIKENIPEWKNCTIVSPDAGGAKRVTSIADRLNVDFALIHKERKKANEVDRMVLVGDVTDRVAILVDDMADTCGTICHAADKLISAGATKVYAILTHGIFSGPAISRINNACFEAVVVTNTIPQEEKMKHCPKIQVIDISMILAEAIRRTHNGESVSYLFSHVPL from the exons ATGCCGAATATCAAAATATTCAGCGGTAGCTCACATCCGGACCTGTCTCAGAAGATAGCAGACCGCCTGGGTCTCGAGCTGGGGAAGGTTGTTACGAAGAAATTTAGCAACCAAGAAACATG CGTGGAGATAGGGGAGAGCGTACGTGGGGAAGATGTCTACATCGTGCAGAGTGGCTGTGGCGAGATCAATGACAATTTGATGGAGCTGTTGATCATGATCAACGCCTGCAAGATCGCCTCTGCGTCCAGGGTCACAGCTGTCATCCCCTGCTTCCCGTACGCCCGGCAAGACAAGAAGGACAAGGTGGGG AGCCGCGCCCCTATCTCTGCCAAGTTGGTGGCCAACATGTTGTCAGTGTCGGGTGCTGACCATATCATCACCATGGACTTGCATGCCTCACAGATACAG GGATTCTTTGATATTCCTGTTGATAACTTGTATGCAGAGCCAGCTGTGCTGAAATGGATCAAAGAGAACATTCCTGAATGGAAAAACTGCACCATCGTCTCACCTGACGCAGGGGGAGCCAAGAG GGTCACCTCAATAGCAGACAGATTGAATGTGGACTTTGCTCTTATCcacaaggagaggaaaaaagcaaatgagGTGGACCGCATGGTTCTTGTCGGAGATGTGACAGATCGCGTTGCCATTCTAGTTGACGACATGGCCGACACATGTGGTACAATATGCCATGCTGCTGACAA ACTAATTTCTGCTGGTGCCACCAAGGTGTATGCCATCCTAACCCATGGCATCTTCTCTGGCCCAGCTATCTCACGCATTAACAATGCCTGCTTTGAAGCTGTGGTAGTCACCAATACAATCCCtcaggaggagaagatgaagcaTTGTCCCAAAATACAG gtTATCGACATCTCCATGATCCTCGCAGAGGCCATCCGTAGAACTCACAATGGAGAGTCTGTGTCGTACCTGTTCAGCCACGTCCCCTTGTAA